Proteins found in one Candidatus Woesearchaeota archaeon genomic segment:
- a CDS encoding DUF723 domain-containing protein has translation MQNNDVQLLKITFIEKAKNLFQDRFDYSLIEDYKNYFTPIKLKCKKHKKDFIVKPTNHINAKYNTGACPECQQYSIDKRKKERGKHIFITKAKEKFGNKYDYSLVDYLNDKTPVKIVCPEHGIFEYTPHQHIHTHHGCPQCALIIRSSRKTKTKEQFIKEAKEIHGNDYDYSKVDYINCDKKIKIYCKRCKKYFYMTPTSHISNKQGCGHCRYERRKQHNLVSVEEFIIKSNKEHNNEYDYSLVDFKVLTEKVQIKCKKHNYIFWQIASNHMNNGARCPKCNNTISKNEYKIELF, from the coding sequence ATGCAGAATAATGATGTTCAACTATTAAAAATAACTTTTATAGAAAAAGCAAAAAATTTATTTCAGGATAGATTTGATTATTCTTTGATAGAAGACTATAAAAATTATTTTACTCCTATTAAACTAAAATGTAAAAAGCATAAAAAAGATTTTATAGTTAAACCTACTAACCACATTAATGCAAAATATAATACAGGTGCTTGTCCTGAGTGTCAGCAATATAGTATAGATAAAAGAAAAAAAGAAAGAGGAAAACATATATTTATTACTAAAGCTAAAGAAAAATTTGGTAATAAATATGACTATAGTTTAGTTGATTATCTAAATGATAAAACTCCTGTAAAAATAGTATGTCCTGAACATGGAATATTTGAATATACTCCTCATCAACATATACATACTCATCATGGTTGTCCACAGTGTGCATTAATAATAAGATCAAGTCGAAAAACAAAAACAAAAGAACAATTTATTAAGGAAGCAAAAGAAATACATGGAAATGATTATGATTATTCTAAAGTAGATTATATAAATTGTGATAAAAAAATAAAAATTTATTGTAAAAGATGTAAGAAGTATTTTTATATGACTCCAACTTCACATATATCTAATAAGCAAGGGTGTGGTCACTGTCGATACGAACGAAGAAAACAACATAATTTAGTTTCAGTAGAAGAATTTATTATAAAAAGTAATAAAGAACATAATAATGAATATGATTATAGTCTAGTAGATTTTAAGGTACTTACTGAAAAAGTACAGATTAAATGTAAAAAACATAACTATATTTTCTGGCAGATAGCTTCTAACCACATGAACAATGGTGCTAGATGCCCTAAATGTAATAATACTATATCTAAAAATGAATATAAGATTGAGTTATTTTAA
- a CDS encoding transglycosylase SLT domain-containing protein: protein MNNIRKMMVLAFYIISFLLLLAMVAFGLNNITNVEESELQNDSELTISTLSYSQTFIAVIPEEYQEIVIDLHYRYPIVPLEYIYGIITVESKWDHTTVSNQNSNGTYDYGLVQANSQYIDYFGETFFDGEFDPFCPEQSIEFCFMYMDSLINRLNYDMKGAVMSYNIGINAYLAGNKLEQGEYYYGKVIREIENYSVSSESLINLALTIQR from the coding sequence ATGAATAATATTAGAAAAATGATGGTGCTAGCTTTTTATATTATAAGCTTTCTACTACTACTAGCTATGGTAGCTTTTGGTTTAAATAATATAACTAATGTAGAAGAATCAGAACTACAAAATGATTCAGAGTTAACTATATCTACACTCTCTTATTCTCAGACTTTTATAGCGGTAATACCTGAAGAATATCAAGAGATTGTTATAGATTTACATTATCGATATCCGATTGTTCCATTAGAATATATCTATGGTATTATTACTGTAGAGTCTAAGTGGGATCATACTACAGTGAGTAATCAAAATAGTAATGGTACTTATGATTATGGACTAGTACAGGCTAATTCACAGTATATAGACTATTTTGGTGAAACATTCTTTGATGGAGAGTTTGACCCTTTTTGTCCTGAGCAATCTATTGAATTTTGTTTTATGTATATGGACAGTTTAATTAATAGATTAAACTATGATATGAAAGGTGCGGTTATGTCATATAATATTGGTATAAATGCTTATCTTGCTGGTAATAAATTAGAACAGGGGGAATACTACTATGGTAAAGTAATAAGGGAGATTGAAAATTATTCTGTAAGTTCAGAAAGCCTTATTAATCTGGCTTTAACTATTCAAAGGTAA